A part of Gossypium hirsutum isolate 1008001.06 chromosome A07, Gossypium_hirsutum_v2.1, whole genome shotgun sequence genomic DNA contains:
- the LOC107956343 gene encoding ninja-family protein MODD, whose protein sequence is MENNWGIMGLREDEIELDLGLSIGGSFGKAQKLKPIKNESKPNNNTVEDLGESVAFDPQTKRELQALRRQEARKKREHKQQKRGTFHRNGEFHIKDDGANATEERECKKTKVQEFPVNGNPNFSAELNSPLVCPVIPVRVPCPYPQLQLVPLGNGFAYSCVNAVPCWGGVAGHEKGVVQPVAMAVNGGFPSFQTAQDLRVNGGNGYYSEQNSSRDERKRKTGSNGSPIYSSSMASDLQSSSNQGGCSSETATHTPRINCSVASNLNRQQSEQSATSHQTDSAQSIDKSRKGIENTLSSTATDSTSLNLKNEPKPQTQSDRNSKPVLTNETTTTTTTTSPKDTKGETGKPPKPHTPNDDALSFRNMPCVSTTGNGPNGKTINGFLYRYTKSEVSIICVCHGSSFTPAEFVLHAGGTDVSHPLRHITMIPSAF, encoded by the exons ATGGAAAATAACTGGGGGATTATGGGGTTAAGAGAGGACGAGATTGAGCTAGACCTGGGATTATCAATAGGAGGAAGCTTTGGAAAAGCCCAGAAACTAAAGCCAATCAAGAACGAATCAAAACCCAACAACAACACGGTTGAAGATCTCGGAGAAAGCGTGGCCTTTGATCCCCAAACGAAACGTGAGCTTCAAGCTTTAAGGCGACAAGAAGCCAGGAAGAAAAGAGAACACAAGCAGCAAAAGCGAGGAACATTTCATCGAAACGGCGAGTTCCATATTAAAGACGACGGCGCCAATGCGACGGAAGAAAGGGAATGCAAGAAAACCAAAGTTCAAGAATTCCCTGTTAATGGAAATCCTAATTTCAGCGCAGAACTGAATAGCCCGTTGGTGTGCCCAGTTATTCCGGTGAGGGTCCCATGCCCGTATCCGCAGCTCCAGTTGGTGCCGCTCGGTAACGGGTTTGCCTATTCTTGCGTAAATGCGGTGCCTTGTTGGGGTGGTGTTGCTGGGCATGAGAAGGGTGTTGTGCAGCCGGTGGCAATGGCGGTGAATGGCGGGTTTCCGTCGTTTCAGACGGCTCAGGATTTGAGGGTGAATGGTGGGAACGGGTATTATTCGGAACAGAACAGTAGCAGGGATGAAAGGAAGAGGAAAACTGGGTCAAACGGGTCTCCCATATATAGTTCCTCTATGGCTTCGGATCTTCAAAGCTCTTCTAATCAAG GTGGTTGCAGCAGTGAAACCGCAACCCACACACCACGCATAAATTGTTCAGTAGCAAGCAATCTAAATCGCCAGCAGTCTGAACAAAGCGCTACCTCTCACCAAACCGACTCTGCACAAAGCATTGATAAATCTAGAAAAGGTATTGAAAACACGCTTTCATCGACTGCCACCGACTCCACTTCATTGAATCTTAAGAACgaacccaaaccccaaacccaatCTGATCGTAATAGCAAGCCTGTTTTGACAAATGAAAcgaccaccaccaccaccaccacttcACCAAAAGATACCAAGGGGGAGACAGGCAAGCCTCCTAAGCCGCATACTCCTAACGACGACGCCCTTTCCTTTCGAAACATGCCTTGCGTTTCGACGACGGGTAATGGCCCCAATGGCAAAACCATCAATGGTTTTCTATACAGATACACGAAATCGGAGGTCAGCATCATATGTGTCTGCCATGGAAGTTCATTCACCCCGGCTGAGTTTGTGCTGCATGCTGGGGGTACTGATGTTTCACATCCACTAAGACACATTACCATGATTCCTTCAGCTTTTTAG